The sequence agaaagatgtggctatctgctccactaaaaaaaaaaaccaaactcactgctgttaaatagattccaactcatagtaactctataggacagagtagaactgcaacctagggtttccaagattataAATCTTTATgctcagagaggctggtggattcaaaccactgaccttttagttagcagccaagagctttaaccactgtgccaccagggcccctccataaaaattacagccttagaaacattatgaggcaattctactctgtcctacagggtctctatgagtcagaatcaattcaacaggaataggtttggtttttttttagtggaggcTAATACTAAGATATATTTTGAATAATATGATAAAGGCTAAAATGGAGCTATGCCTAGAGTATTATGACAATGTATCACTGTACCTaggacaaatatttacactttttGGCTCAGCTCCCCTTTGTTTATGGTGAGGTCAGGGAAAAAAAGTAGAATATAAGATTTCCCAGAGAGTAGTAATAATTATTGATCATTAACTATGTTCTAAGTGctttctgtgtattttctcatctaatcctcacaaccaaCTCCATGATGTAGGTCCCATGAGGTTTAGAAAGGATGAGAACTTACTGAAGGTCTCAATTCATACATGGTAGAGCtggattggtgaaaaacaaggctccaggaattgatggaataccagttgagttatttcaacaaatggatgcagcactagaggtgctcattTCTTTATgctaagacatttggaagacagctacctggtcaactcactggaaaagatccatatttgtgctcattccaaagaaaggtgatccaaccgaatgcagaaactattgaacaatatcattgatatcacatgtaagtaaaattttgctgaagatcattcaaaagcagttgcaccagtacatcaacggggaactgccagaagttgaagccagattcagaagagaatgtagaatgagGAATGTCattattgatgtcagatggatcttggctgaaagaaactgtgtggatcataacaaattatggataacattgtgaagatgggaattccagaacacttaatcatgttcgtgcagaacctgcacatagaacaagaggcagtcatcagaacagaatcgaacagaacaagaggatgctgtgtggtttaaagtcagaagacatgtgtgtcagggttgcatcttttcTCCAGACTTTTtaaatcagtatgctgagcaaataatcccagaagctgtgctatatgaagaagaacacagcatcagaattggaggaagactcattaacaacctgcaatatgcagataacaccaccttgcttgctaaaagagaagagaacttgaagcacttactgatgaagatcaaagatcaaagccttcagcatggattgcacctcaacataaagaaaacaaaaatcctcacaactagaccagtaaacaacaccataataaatggagaaaatattgaagctgtcaaggatttcattttacttggatccacaatcagcgcccatagaagcagcagtcaagaaatcaaatgatgtactgcattgggcaaatctgctacaaaagacctctttcaagtgttaaaaagcaaagatgtcactttgaaaactaaggtatgcctgacccaagccatgatattttcaatcacctcatatgcatgcaaaagctggaaaatgaatgaagatcaaagaagaattgatgcctttgaattatggtgttgacaaagaatattgaatataccatggactaccagaagaacaaacaatccgCCTTGGAAAAAGTAtgggcagaatgctccttagaagcaagaatggtgagacttcatctcacatacgttggacatgttatcaggagggaccagtccctggagaaggacatcacggttggtaaagcaaagggtaagcaaaaaagaggaagactgccaatgagacggattgatgcaatggttgcaacaatgggctcaagcaaaacaatgattgtgaggatggcacaggactgggcagtgtttctgttgtacatagggtccctttgagtaggaactgactcaatggcacctaacaataacagagcTGTATTCTAGCATTAACTCCCTCCATCCACCCCTCCCTTCCACTCCAGAGCCTCCcttttccaatatatttggaaatgATAGGGCTTTCCACAAAGCCCCAGATTGGCCCTGAGTCATACTCTTGGCAGGGTGCACCATCTTGCATTTGTCAGTACTGCTATTGGCCACCACTATTTTCCCTGCTGGTCCAACACCAGCAAATTCGAGACTATCTAAGTCCACTCAATGCTGCTACTGCCATGTTCATTTCTGAGGAAGGCAATATGGGAAAGTCTAATCATCCCTTAAAGATTTATCCTGTAGGCCCTTCCCAACACTGCCTCACAGACCTGCACGAGTGAAGCTGATTTTACCGAAGACTTCGGGTAACTAAAGAGAATTACCATGTAGAAGAAGAAATTTTCAATGGTTCACAAAACAGGAACGTTTGCATCATCCAAAAGTAAAGTATCTCTCCTTAAAAGCCAAAAACCACTAGTGAATAATGGTTAATGGTTTGTGGGCACCACCCTGTTCCtaggcttgcttctctctctctggctTTGTCCTATTTTCTACTCCATGTTTCTAGTCCTCACTTGCCATCCAAAAGGGTTCTTGGCTTTGCTCTAAGACCTGTCCTCCCCGCCCACCAGTAAAATCCTTAGTACACAGTCACCTTCAGAGAAGGTGGAGAATGGATCGGAGGCTTTATACCCCACCTATTGCTGTTACTCTTCCCTGGGCACAAGTCCCTACCTCTTTGTGCTTGTATACCTGTGCATTGCATCAGATTGCTGAATGGGAAACAACTGCCTATATCAAATGCAAAAAATGactgctcacttcttttttctTACCATTTGGTATACACTGCATGCATGCATTCAAATATTTATGAGATTTCAAATAAGTGTCTACCAAAGGCTGAATACTGTCCTAGGCACTAGGAATTCAAGACAGAAATGCATAGAATATTGTTGTCTTCCAGGAGTGGGTTCTCAGTCTAACAGGGGCACTGTTTGTAGTCCACACTGCAGGATGACTCACTCCACATCCCATCCCAACTCTcctctccctttccctccttTATTATAgagattggagtccctgggtggtgaaaattgtTAACACAGTTGACTGTTAACGAAAAGGTTGAAGTTTCgactccacccagagacaccttggcagaaagacctggcatctAGTTCTGAAAAGTTGGTCACTGCAAACTGTATGGAATCTTTCTTTTTGCCTTGGTGTGTCCCTCAAAGCAAAATGAGTCACCAGCAGCTCTACTGGAGTCAACCACGGAAattccaccagggttcctacttTTGCCACGTGTGTTCAGACCGGCACAGTCTTGTCTGGAAATACTGCCTCAATATGTGTGGCCAGTGCTTCCGCCAATATGGGCAGAATATAGGCTTTATCAAGTTGGGCTAAGTGATCTTCCTTGAATGGATTATCCAAGACATCTACCCAACAAAAGAAACAATGCAAACTCTTtgtacataaaattaaaaatcttcaattaaaaaaaaatacaaaaccctatggagcacagttctgctctgacacacatagagttgccatgagtcagggccaactcaatggcaactatttTGCGGTTTTGTCTATAATACATTGACTCCATtagactgggaaaccctggtggtgtaacggttaagtgctatggctgctaaccaaaaggctggcagttcaaatctaccaggagctccttggaaactctatggaggagttctactctgtgctataagtTGGCTATgtgtcgaaattgacttgacagcaatgagtacgGGCCCATTAGACCGAGAACTCCCTCCATAGATTGAAgagctaaaaacttatttatctactCTCCCTTCTAGCTAGCAGTGGCTACGTGATACAGTTCAGTTGATGAAATCTAAAAAGCCTGTTGAGGGATGTTCTGGGAAAACTTTTGCTATTACATGGAAAGAGAGACAGGTACAAACACAGTTTTTTTGCTCCCTGTCTGGAATGCAGACTTGATGCAACAGCCATCTTGCAATGAAGAGGTGACAAGCCAAACACTAAGCATGACAGTGCAATACAGAACGTCCCTGGGTTCCTGATGACATTGCTGAGTGCATTTTCCTGCTTTGAGCTGTCTGCTTTTGCACATCTTATGAGAAAAATAACCTCCTCTTGTCTAAACCACTGTTTGCAGTCAGGACTCAGTTGCTTGAATGCATCCCAAATATATACCTATATGAATCATAACAGCAATGTGAGATGTACTATATTAGGGGCAAGAAAAACAAGCTATGGGCAAGGAGGAAAGACCTCAGAAGGAGTTAACCCTGGAGCCAGTCTTGACAGAATGGGGGGAATTTTTCAGACACACAAAGGCAAGAATGAACTGAGGCAGAAGGAAACCTGTGTGCAAAGGCAAAGAACCACTAAGAATCCAGCAATGCagtaaagagggattaagaaatgtagtcatagatctttcatacggagaggaagacaaggcgatataaaaaaataaaagttaggtttaaacttagaaaaataggggtaaatattaagataactacaaaggagactatTCTACTCagcgaaataaaatacaagaaaaaaatagagactcaacaaaaacaaaatcaacaacaacgaacaagaggaaaagacaatatataaagataaactactcagcacaaaaaattaagtgggaaaaagaaactgtcaacaacacacaaaaaaagacatcaaaatgatatcaCTAAACTCGTACCTGTCTATAaatacgctgaatataaatgaactaaatgtaccaataaagagacagagaatggcagaatggatagaaAAGCACAATCCGTCTatgtgttgcctacaagagacacaccttagatttagagacacaaataaactaaaactcaaaggatggaaaaaaatatatcaagcaaacaacagtcaaaaaaaagcaggagtggcagtattaatttccaacaaaatagactttaaagttaaatccaccacaaaggataaggaaggacattatgtaatgataaaaggaacaatttaccaggaagatataaccatattaaatatttatgcacccaatgacagggctccaagatatataaaacaaactctaacagcattgataagtgagacagcttcacaataataataggagacttcaacacacaactttcggtgaaggacaggacatccagaaagaagctcaataaagccatggaagatctaaatgccacagtcaaccaacttgaccatacagacatatacagaacacaccatccaacagcagccaagtacactttcttttctagtgcacatggaacattccctagaatagacgacatattaggtcataaagcaagccttagtagaatttaaaacatcaaaatattacaaagcatcgtctctgaccacaaggccataaaagtagaaatcaacaacagaaacagcagggaaaataaatcaaacacttggaaactgaacaatatccagctcagaaaagactggttcgtagaagacattaaggatgggaataaagaaattcatagaatccatgagaatgaaaacacttcttatcagaacctttgggacacagctaaaccagtgctcagaggtcaatttatatcaataaatgcacacatacaaaaagaagaaagggccaaaatcaaagaattatctctataacttgaacaaatagaaaaagagcaacaaaagaaaccttcaggcactagaagaaagcaaataataaaaattagagcagaattaaatgaaatagaaaacagaaaaacaattgaaagcgttaacaagaccgaaagctggttcttcgaaaaaatcaacaaaattgatagaccactggccaaactgacaaaagaaaaacaggagagaaagcaaataatccaaataagaaattagatgggccatgttacaatagacccaactgaaattaaaataatcatatcaaattactacggaaacttgtactctaacaaatttgaaaatctagaagaaatggatgaattcctagaaacacactacctacctaaactaacacaaacagaggtaaaacaaataaatagacccataacgaaagaagagattgaaaaggtaatcaaaaaactcccaacaaaaaaaggccctggcccagaaggtttcactgcagagttctaccaaactttcagagaagagttaacaccactactactaaaggtatttcagagcatagaaaaggatggaatactcccaagctcattctatgaagccagcatatccctgataccaaaaccaggtaaagaatccacaaaaaaagaaaattacagacctatatccctcatgatccctcatgaacttagatgcaaaaatcctcaacaaaattctagccaatagaattcaacaacacatcaaaaaagtaattcaccataaccaagtgggattcataaaaggtttgcaggggtggttcaacattaggcaaacaattaatgtaatcatataaataaaagacaagaacaacatgattttatcaattgatgcagaaaaggcatttgacaaagttcaacacccaatcatgataaaaaatactttcagcaaaatagaaatagaaggaaaattcctcaacataataaagggaatttaaacaaagccaaatagccaaaatcatcctaagtggagagagtctgaaagcattccccttgagagcgggaaccagacaaggatgccccttattaccactcttgttcaacattgtgctggaagtcctagccagagcaattagtctagataaagaaataaagggcatccagattggtaaggaagaagcaaaagtatctctatttgcagatggcatgatcttatacacagaaaaccttagagaatcctcaagaaaactactgaaactaatagaagagttcagcagagtgtcaggatacaagataaacatacaaaaatcagttggattcccctacaacaacaaaaagaacatcaaagaggaaatcaccaaatcaataccatttacagtagcccccaagaagataaaatacttaggaataaatcttaccagagatgtaaaagacctatgcaaagaaaactgcaagaaaccaaaagatacctacatatgtgcaaaaacataccttgctcatggatcccactgcccactgccttcaaggctcatggataggaagggttaacgttgtaaaaatgtctattctaccaaaagtgacctatagatacaatgcaattctgattcaaattccaacaacattttttaatgatatggagaaacaaatcaccaacttcatatggaagggaaagaggccccggataagtaaagcattaatgaaaaagaacaaagtgggaggctacactctacctgactttagaatctcttataccgccacagtagtcaaaacagcctggtacttgtacaacaacagatacatagaccactggaacagaactgagaatccagacataaatccatccacatatgagcagctgatatttgacaaaggtccaaagtcagttaaacggagaaaagatagcctgtttaacaaacagtgctggcataaccagatatccagctgcaaaaaaaatgaaacaaggcccatacctcacaacatgcacaaaaTCTAACCGAAAATGaattgaagacctaaatataaaatctaaaacaataaagaaaaaatagggacaatgctaggagccctaccacacggcataaacagtatacaaaacattactaacaaagcagaagagaaactagataactgggagctcctaaaaatcaaacacctatgctcatccaaagacttcaccaaaagagtaaaaagattacccacagactgggaaaaagtttttagctatgacacttctgatcagcacctgatctcgaaaatctatatgatgttgcaaaaactcaacaaaaagacaaataacccagttaaaaaataggcaaaggatatgaacaggcacctcactaaagaagacattcaggtagctaacaggtacatgaagaaatgttcaggatcattagccattagagaaatgcaaataaaactacaatgagattccatctcactccaacgaggctggcattaagccaaaaaacacaaaataataaatgttggagaggttgtggagagacttatacactactggaaggaatgtaaaatagtacaaccactttggaaatcgatttggtgcttccttaaaaaaccagaaatagaattaccacacgatccagcaaccccactccttggaatgtatcctagagaattaagagcctttacacaaacagatatatgcacacccatgtttattgcagcactgtttacaatagctaaaagatggaaacaaccaaggtgcccatcaacggatgaatgcataaataaatcatggtatattcacacaatagaatactacgcatcgataaagaacagtgaggaatctgtgaaacatttcataacatggaggaacctagaagacattatgctgagtgaaactagtcagttgcaaaaggacaaatattgtataagaccactattataagaacttgagaaatagcttaaactgagaagaaaacattcttttgtggactagaggggggagggagggagagtgggagggggcattcactaattagatagtagataagaactacttcaggggaagggaaagacagcacacaatacaggggaggtcagcacaattggactaaaccaaaagcaaagaagtttcctgaataaactgaatgccttgaaggccagtgtagcaggggcaggggtatggggaccatggtttcaggggacatctaagtcaattggcataatgaaatctattaagaaaacattctgcatcccattttggagagtggcatctggggtcttaaacactagcaagcagccatctaagatgcatcaattggtctgaacccacctggatcaaaggagaatgaagaacaccaaggacacaaggcgattacgagcccaagagacagaaagggccacatgaaccagcgactccatcaccctgagactagaagaactaggtggtgcccggctacaaccaatgaccgccctgacagggaatatgacagagaacccctgaggaagcaggagagccgtgggatgcaggtcccaaattctcataagaccagacttaatggtctgactgagactagaaggaccccggcagtcacggaccccagaccttctgttggcccaggacaggaaccattcctgaagccaactcttcagacatagattggactggacaatgggttggagaggagtgagcttcttggatcaggtggacacttgagactatgttggcatctcctccctggaggggaggtgagagagtggagggggttagaagctggtgaaatggacacgaaaagggagagtggagggagggagtgggctgtctcattagggggagagcaattgggagtatgtagcaaggtgtatataagtttttgtgcgagagactgacttgatttgtaaactttcacttaaagcacaataaaaattatataaaaaaaaaaagctggcaagcggccatctaagatccatcaattggtctcaacccacctggagcaaagaagaatgaagaacaccaaaaacataaggtaattatgagcccaagagacagaaaggaccacattaaccagagactacatcagcctgagaccagaagatccagatggtgcctggctacaatcgatgactgccctgacagggaacacaacaaagaaccccggagggagcaggagagcagtgtgatgcagaccccaaattctcataaaaagaccagacttaatggtctgactgagactagaaggaccccggaggtcatggtccccagaccttatgttagcccaagacgggaaccatttccaaagccaactcttcagacagggattggactggactgtgggatagaaactgataccggtgaagagtgagcttcttggatcaagtagacgcatgagactatgttggcatctcctctctggaggggagataagagggcagtgGCGGTCAgcagctggccaaatggacacgaaaatggagagtggagggaaggagtatgctgtctcattagggggagagcaactgggggtatataacagggtatatataggtttttgtatgagagactgactcaatttgtaaactttcacttaaaacacattaaaaaaaaatttttttttaatgcagcaatGGAACTATCAGAAACTGAGTCCAGATTCAGAGAGGAGAGATGGGGCCAGAGAGAGAAATCAAGGGCGAAATCAGTTTAAACTTTATCTTTTGAGCGATAGAGGAGTCCCTGAAAGCTTTAAAGCAGGAATATAAAGAGGGTTTTGTAGTTTGGAAAGATAATTCTGCCAGGAGAGTAAACGATGGACAAGAGAGAGAAATGGGGAAAGGGTGGAGGATGCTGAGAGAGTATTGGAATCTTATCAGTGAAAAATGCTAAGGACGTGAACTAACATGCAAGAGGTTccagaggaaagaaagaatttataaaataattgttGGCTCTACTCTGAAATTGCataaaattatacacacacacacacacacacacacgcatgcacacacacgaaTGCACGTGAAAACTGAATAAAGTTTTAGTTTAGTTAACAATACCATGTCAATGTCAATGACCCAGCTTTGATACTGATACTACAGTTGTATAAAATGTCACCATTGGGGGAAGCTGGATGAAGGGTATACCATACTCCATGTACTATTTTAGTAACTTCCTGTGAGTCCATGTTGTGAGTCTATTTTGAATTATTTCACAACAAAAagctttaaaagttttttttttttttctataagaatctaggcttttaaaagaaaataaactctACAGAGAGGGACAGAGGTCAGCCTCCACGCAGCTGAATGTTAAGCAGACAATGGAACAGTGCTTACAGAGCTTTGAGAATGAATCAAAATTCAGATCCGAAGAATGGGGAAGACAGCGTCTAAAAGTACTAAAAGTGACCAAAGATGTCATTTAAACATCGAGCTATCTATGGCATTCCTTTTAATATACTTTCAaaacattttacagatgtgaaaataCAATTCTTTAAAGGCAAGAGGGATTTTGTAAAAATAAGTTAATACATAAATAGATATTAGGTTGTTTTTCCTTTTGCCCTTCTAATTCCTAAGCCAATATATAGCCTCTTGAGCCAGTGGTCTTTGCATTCCCTTCTCAGGAGTGAATGTTCTCTCTGGATGGGGGCTGCTAGGAACAGGTCTGAGATCACCTGGCCTAGAAGGCCCTGCCCTAAGCCACTGCCCCACCTCAGGTTTCCGAAGGGTTCCACATCAGCTCCAGGGCTGCCCACTGATCCGAGTAGCGCCTTCTTTATGCTTTGTCGGATGACTTTGACTGCATTCCCAGTAGCCACACCAGCCCTTTGCAATCACCCTCTGTACTCGTACTAACCTGTCCCTATAcccctttaaaaaacaaaacagttgtccttgagtccatgactcatggtaaccccatgtgggtcagagtagacctgtgctccatagggatttcaatggctaatttttcagacatagactgccaggcgtttcttctgaggctcctctgggcagactcaaactctaacctttcagttagcagtcaagtgtgttacTATTCACACATCCCTTTAGTCTGAAcctactctctggattctgatcTGCCATCACCCCTgagatggaagccctggtggcatagctgctaagagctacggctgctaaccaaaaagtcagcagtttgaatccaccaggtgctccttggaaacccaatggggcagtcctactctatcccatagggttgctagagtcggaatccactcagccgcaatgggtttgtttgttttatcaccCCTGAGCCTACAGATGAAATCAGGGGCAATTTACCCAAccctgttatttattttattattatttttttttgtatatacagGCCAGAAGGAACAATTTCAGATGAGCCTTTCCCAAACTGTGTTTTACAAAATACTACTATCCCATGAGATATTAATAGGTagtctgaaaaaagaaaaaaaaagctccacTATTAAACTGAGTTAAACAGTTATATAGGGTTGTTTTATTACAAATCGTCTCTGCATTTCGATAGGCTAATATTTATTGTAAATATTATGTCCAAAACTAATCTGGGGGACCTGTATTTGTGGAAATTCTAGTTTCACTATTCAGAATTCAAGACATTTATAGAACCATAGTTTTGGGAAACACTGTTTAATGGTGAAGTGTCTCCAAGGATACCAGCTCCCTTCCTCTCTATATAGCTTTCCTTTCCCCAGCCTACTCCCAAGCCTTACTAGCAAAGGAAACCTGGCTGGGTTCCAGGATTAAGACTTAAGTTCCTTCCATGcaagaaaaggagaaggaagcCACCCCATTTCTTGAAGGGTCAGCAATTAGACTGTGAACTCTCG comes from Loxodonta africana isolate mLoxAfr1 chromosome 13, mLoxAfr1.hap2, whole genome shotgun sequence and encodes:
- the LOC111751606 gene encoding small ribosomal subunit protein uS14-like, translating into MSHQQLYWSQPRKFHQGSYFCHVCSDRHSLVWKYCLNMCGQCFRQYGQNIGFIKLG